Proteins encoded by one window of Dryocola sp. LX212:
- the aaeB gene encoding p-hydroxybenzoic acid efflux pump subunit AaeB has translation MYSISPFHLRFAFKLAFAIVLALFVGFHFELETPRWAVLTAAIVAAGPAFAAGGEPYSGAIRYRGMLRIIGTFIGCIAALVIITTLIRAPIVMLLVCCVWAGFCTWVSSLVKVENSYAWGLSGYTALIIIVTIQADPVTAPQFAVERCSEIVIGIVCAILADLLFSPRSIKQEIDRELDNVLVDQYRLMQLCIAHGEKEEVDKSWANLVRRTTALEGMRANLKIESSRWGLANRRLKAINTLSLTLITQAGETYLIQNTRPEFVTPEFKMLFEMPVETAADVHKQLKILRRFISSSGEKHTPVTISSWVGAATRFLLLKRGVASNTRISAVEEEILSGETVVKVQSAERHHAMINFWRTTISCGLGSLFWLWTGWTSGSGAMVMIAVVTSLAMRLPNPRMVSLDFLYGMLVALPLGALYFLVIIPSTQQSMLLLCISLALLGFFIGIEVQKRRLGSMGALAGTINVIVLDNPMTFHFSSFLDSALGQIVGCFLAMMVILLVRDNSKERTGRMLLNQFVSAAVSALTTNKARRKENHLPALYQQLYLLLNLFPGDIARYRLALILIIAHQRLRDAPIPINADLSAFHRQLRNTADKVISASNDDKRRKYFQQLLGELEVYQEKLKVWEAPLQVTEPVKRLADVLHRYQHALIDA, from the coding sequence ATGTACTCCATCTCACCCTTTCACCTACGCTTCGCCTTCAAGCTGGCGTTTGCCATCGTGCTGGCGCTGTTTGTTGGCTTTCACTTTGAGCTCGAAACGCCGCGCTGGGCGGTCTTAACTGCCGCCATCGTTGCGGCTGGCCCGGCATTTGCCGCGGGTGGCGAGCCATACTCCGGCGCGATACGCTACCGCGGTATGCTCCGCATCATAGGTACCTTTATCGGCTGTATCGCGGCGCTGGTTATTATCACGACCCTGATCCGCGCGCCGATCGTTATGCTGCTGGTCTGCTGCGTCTGGGCAGGGTTCTGCACCTGGGTCTCCTCGCTGGTGAAGGTCGAGAACTCCTACGCATGGGGCCTGTCGGGTTATACGGCGCTGATTATTATCGTCACCATTCAGGCAGACCCGGTTACGGCCCCGCAGTTTGCCGTCGAGCGCTGTAGCGAAATCGTTATCGGTATCGTCTGCGCCATCCTTGCTGACTTGCTCTTCTCCCCGCGCTCCATCAAGCAGGAAATCGACCGCGAGCTGGACAACGTGCTGGTGGATCAATATCGCCTGATGCAGCTTTGTATCGCCCACGGTGAAAAAGAAGAGGTCGATAAATCCTGGGCAAACCTGGTGCGGCGTACCACCGCACTGGAGGGCATGCGTGCGAACCTGAAAATTGAATCCTCACGCTGGGGGTTGGCAAACCGTCGCCTGAAAGCCATCAATACGCTCTCTCTGACGCTGATTACCCAGGCTGGCGAAACCTACCTGATTCAGAACACACGTCCGGAATTCGTCACGCCGGAATTTAAAATGCTGTTCGAGATGCCGGTTGAGACGGCCGCCGACGTTCACAAGCAATTGAAAATTCTGAGGAGATTCATCTCATCCAGCGGTGAAAAACATACCCCCGTTACTATCAGTAGCTGGGTTGGGGCCGCTACGCGTTTCCTGCTGCTGAAGCGGGGCGTTGCCAGCAACACCAGGATCAGTGCCGTAGAAGAAGAAATCCTCAGCGGTGAAACCGTTGTTAAGGTGCAGTCCGCCGAGCGGCATCATGCGATGATTAACTTCTGGCGCACAACGATATCCTGTGGCCTGGGAAGCCTGTTCTGGCTGTGGACCGGCTGGACTTCCGGCAGCGGGGCGATGGTGATGATTGCGGTGGTTACCTCACTTGCCATGCGCCTGCCAAACCCTCGTATGGTCTCGCTGGATTTTCTTTACGGTATGCTGGTGGCTCTGCCGCTGGGGGCGCTCTATTTTCTGGTTATCATTCCCTCAACCCAGCAAAGCATGCTGCTGCTGTGTATCAGTCTTGCGCTGCTCGGCTTTTTCATTGGTATCGAAGTGCAAAAACGGCGCCTGGGTTCAATGGGAGCACTTGCCGGGACGATTAACGTCATCGTGCTGGATAACCCGATGACATTCCACTTCAGCTCCTTCCTGGACAGCGCGCTGGGGCAGATTGTCGGCTGTTTCCTGGCCATGATGGTGATACTGTTGGTGCGGGACAACTCGAAAGAGCGTACCGGGCGCATGCTGCTCAACCAGTTTGTTTCGGCCGCCGTTTCGGCGCTGACTACCAATAAAGCGCGCCGTAAAGAAAATCACCTGCCCGCACTTTATCAGCAGCTCTACCTGCTGCTGAATCTGTTTCCGGGCGACATTGCACGTTACCGGCTGGCGCTGATCCTCATTATTGCGCACCAGCGGCTGCGCGATGCTCCGATACCGATCAATGCCGATCTCTCTGCATTTCACCGGCAGCTTCGTAATACGGCTGACAAAGTGATCTCGGCTTCAAACGATGACAAACGGCGTAAATATTTCCAGCAGCTGCTCGGCGAGCTGGAGGTTTACCAGGAAAAGCTCAAGGTCTGGGAAGCACCGCTTCAGGTGACCGAGCCGGTCAAACGGCTTGCCGACGTTCTGCATCGCTATCAACATGCGCTGATTGATGCTTAG